A genomic segment from Alphaproteobacteria bacterium encodes:
- a CDS encoding histidine phosphatase family protein, with protein sequence MFKCWILRHAPTIWNEMGLIQGLSDIPLSEAGIQTAHSWQLPDKVKKLKAYSSPLKRAFETAEILGFDPIVEPLITEMNWGQFEGERLDYLRMENPQMMLDNEAKGLYFFPPMGESPFEVQQRLKKFFDRESIANQDIILITHKGVIRSLYSLATGWDMVSDPPHKLRDQSLHSFIIRSPNDITLDQVNIPLLPAETG encoded by the coding sequence ATGTTTAAATGCTGGATTCTCAGACACGCCCCAACCATTTGGAATGAAATGGGCCTCATCCAAGGCCTTAGCGATATCCCCCTCAGCGAGGCCGGCATCCAAACAGCTCATTCCTGGCAACTTCCTGATAAGGTAAAAAAACTAAAGGCCTATTCTTCACCGCTAAAACGCGCTTTTGAAACAGCTGAGATTCTTGGTTTCGATCCAATTGTTGAACCCCTCATTACTGAAATGAATTGGGGCCAATTTGAAGGTGAACGACTTGATTATCTCAGAATGGAAAATCCACAAATGATGCTTGATAATGAAGCAAAGGGACTCTATTTTTTCCCGCCAATGGGTGAATCTCCTTTTGAGGTTCAGCAACGTCTCAAAAAATTCTTTGATCGCGAAAGCATTGCAAATCAAGATATCATCCTTATCACACATAAGGGTGTCATTCGGTCTCTATACAGTCTTGCAACAGGATGGGATATGGTCAGTGACCCGCCGCACAAATTGAGAGATCAATCTCTGCATTCTTTTATCATAAGATCCCCTAATGATATTACACTTGATCAAGTCAACATCCCTCTGCTACCAGCTGAAACAGGATAA
- a CDS encoding glycosyltransferase family 4 protein, protein MTQTIAFYAPLKSPNHTTPSGDRLVARLFVSLFQELGYNVNLMSNFRSWSAKGSTQESLKATAFHEAERLCKGYETKAEKPVLWFTYHLYHKAPDWIGPAFCKHFNIPYVIAEASIAPKRANGEWELGYEDALSAIKQASRALTLAPHDHEILSKFIPQDRLISFMPFIQTPTPLHDKKLLREKLAATYHLPIAKKWLLTVAMMRDDCKRESYLELIDSLSSVKSSDYCAIFIGDGEARAELEAEAKQRNIPVFFLGKLSSEDVNRFYNASDLYLWAAINEAYGMSILEAQTAGLPVIAGNFGSVATIVETEKTGIILPPNQPHLFAHSIDSLLNNQPRLDLFSQNALQRTTEKFSFQRAKTQMKEIIETLMKEKPNV, encoded by the coding sequence ATGACACAAACAATTGCCTTCTATGCACCGCTGAAATCACCAAACCACACAACACCTTCTGGTGATCGTCTGGTCGCGCGCCTCTTCGTCTCTTTGTTTCAAGAACTTGGATATAACGTCAATCTTATGTCTAACTTTCGCTCCTGGTCCGCAAAAGGAAGCACACAAGAATCTCTTAAAGCTACTGCGTTTCATGAAGCAGAGCGCCTTTGCAAAGGCTACGAAACAAAAGCTGAAAAACCAGTGCTTTGGTTTACCTATCATCTTTATCATAAAGCCCCTGACTGGATCGGCCCAGCCTTCTGCAAACACTTCAACATTCCATATGTCATCGCTGAAGCCTCTATCGCTCCCAAACGCGCAAATGGAGAATGGGAACTCGGATATGAAGATGCTCTTAGTGCAATTAAGCAAGCCTCTCGCGCCCTTACCCTTGCCCCTCACGACCATGAGATCTTATCAAAATTTATTCCTCAAGATCGTCTCATCTCCTTTATGCCCTTTATTCAAACGCCAACGCCTTTACATGATAAAAAATTGCTCAGAGAAAAATTAGCAGCAACCTACCATTTGCCCATCGCAAAAAAATGGCTCCTCACTGTTGCGATGATGCGTGATGATTGCAAAAGAGAATCATATTTAGAGCTCATTGATAGTCTCTCATCCGTAAAATCGAGTGATTATTGTGCCATTTTTATCGGCGATGGCGAAGCACGGGCTGAACTTGAAGCCGAAGCAAAACAACGCAATATCCCTGTGTTCTTTCTTGGCAAATTATCCTCTGAGGATGTGAATCGCTTTTACAATGCCAGCGATCTATATCTCTGGGCTGCCATTAATGAAGCCTATGGCATGAGCATTCTCGAAGCACAAACAGCTGGCCTACCTGTCATTGCTGGCAATTTCGGTTCAGTTGCAACAATTGTCGAAACTGAAAAAACGGGTATCATTTTACCCCCGAATCAGCCACACTTGTTTGCACACTCAATCGACTCACTCCTTAACAATCAACCACGTCTTGATCTCTTCTCTCAAAACGCTCTGCAGAGAACAACCGAAAAATTTAGCTTTCAGCGCGCGAAAACACAAATGAAAGAGATCATAGAGACGCTTATGAAAGAAAAACCAAATGTTTAA